One region of Mucilaginibacter gotjawali genomic DNA includes:
- a CDS encoding SGNH/GDSL hydrolase family protein codes for MNFIQNSRRNFIKNAAVGAIAGLAMPEIVAAAIKPGSIKKIKLEKDNVILFQGDSITDWGRSHDAKASNASNTLGSGYVLLTAGHLLLDFAGKNLQIYNKGVSGNKVYQLAERWDSDCLQLKPDVLSIHIGVNDYWHTITNGYTGTIETYIADYHKLINRTKEALPNIKIIICEPFATKGVRAVDDKWYPTFDLFRKAAHDIASEYRFPFVPYQSVFDKALEIAPPTYWSLDGVHPSVAGTALMAKTWMEIVG; via the coding sequence ATGAACTTCATCCAAAATTCCCGTCGTAATTTCATAAAAAATGCCGCCGTCGGCGCTATTGCGGGCTTAGCCATGCCTGAAATTGTAGCAGCCGCTATTAAACCCGGCAGCATAAAAAAAATAAAACTTGAAAAAGACAATGTGATCTTATTCCAGGGAGATTCCATTACTGACTGGGGTCGCAGCCACGATGCCAAAGCATCCAATGCCAGCAATACCCTTGGTTCGGGTTATGTACTGCTAACAGCCGGCCACCTGCTGCTGGATTTTGCCGGTAAAAACCTGCAGATCTATAATAAAGGCGTCAGCGGGAACAAAGTTTATCAATTAGCAGAACGCTGGGACAGCGATTGCCTGCAGTTGAAGCCGGATGTATTAAGTATTCATATTGGCGTAAACGATTACTGGCATACCATTACCAACGGGTATACGGGAACCATCGAAACCTATATCGCTGATTACCATAAACTGATCAACCGCACCAAAGAAGCATTGCCCAATATCAAAATCATCATCTGCGAGCCGTTTGCCACCAAAGGCGTTAGAGCGGTTGATGACAAATGGTATCCAACTTTTGACCTGTTCAGGAAAGCGGCACATGATATAGCCAGCGAATACCGTTTTCCTTTTGTCCCTTACCAGTCGGTATTTGACAAGGCCCTGGAAATTGCCCCTCCCACTTACTGGAGCCTCGACGGCGTACACCCCAGCGTAGCCGGCACAGCGCTGATGGCGAAGACGTGGATGGAGATAGTGGGATAG
- a CDS encoding ABC-F family ATP-binding cassette domain-containing protein, producing the protein MIAINNLTFEIGARALYDEANWHIKPGEKIGLIGANGTGKTTLLKIIVGDYTPTSGTISMAKDIAIGYLNQDLLSYSSDKNILHVAMEAFERQNQLHDEIENLLQKLETDYTEDLLHKLSDKQHEFEVLDGYNIEYKAHEILAGLGFTEADTHRKLSEFSGGWRMRVMLAKILLQAPDILLLDEPTNHLDLPSIQWLEDYLKAFDGAVVIVSHDRWFLDKVINRTVESRKGKLTVYAGNYSFYLEEKAQREEIQKGEFKNQQSKIKQEERLIERFRAKASKAKMAQSRIKALDKLERVDDVDDDNPSVNFSFRFSKQSGRHVVTLENITKKYPAIDILDHTEAIIEKGDKIALIGANGKGKSTLLRIIAGADTDYTGKSETGHNVTQTFFAQHQLEALHLEHTALQELQSFAPKHTETELRTILGSFLFTGDDVFKKIKVLSGGEKSRVALAKALTADANFLVLDEPTNHLDIQSVNILVQALQQFEGTLIVVSHDRYFLDNVANKIWFIENQKIKQYPGTYREFDEWYAKRKIEPKAAAAAPAPKKEEKKEQAPAKQQHSENKFQQLKKLNQDLGKMEEQIAELEKTIKQLEAQLADEKLYNDAAKMKQVNSSYEVKKMDLGHLQLKWEALAEQIMELEA; encoded by the coding sequence ATGATCGCTATAAATAACCTCACGTTCGAGATTGGTGCACGGGCCCTGTATGATGAAGCAAACTGGCATATAAAACCAGGTGAAAAGATAGGCCTTATCGGTGCCAACGGAACCGGAAAAACTACGCTGCTAAAAATTATTGTTGGGGATTATACCCCTACCTCGGGTACTATATCCATGGCTAAGGATATTGCTATTGGCTACCTTAACCAGGACCTGCTCTCCTACTCGTCTGACAAAAATATACTGCATGTGGCCATGGAAGCCTTTGAGCGCCAAAACCAGCTGCATGATGAGATTGAAAACCTGCTGCAAAAACTGGAAACAGATTATACTGAAGACCTGCTGCACAAGCTGAGTGACAAACAACATGAGTTTGAAGTGCTTGACGGTTATAATATTGAATATAAAGCGCATGAAATTTTAGCCGGCTTAGGTTTCACCGAAGCTGATACACACCGCAAGCTGAGCGAATTTTCCGGCGGATGGCGCATGCGGGTGATGCTTGCCAAAATATTATTGCAGGCACCTGATATCCTGTTGCTGGATGAGCCTACCAACCACCTCGACTTACCTTCTATCCAGTGGCTGGAAGATTATTTAAAGGCTTTTGACGGCGCAGTGGTAATCGTGTCGCACGATAGGTGGTTTTTGGATAAGGTAATTAACCGCACCGTTGAATCCCGCAAAGGAAAGCTGACGGTTTATGCCGGTAATTACTCGTTTTATTTAGAAGAAAAGGCCCAGCGTGAAGAAATTCAAAAGGGTGAGTTTAAAAACCAGCAATCAAAAATAAAGCAGGAAGAACGTTTGATCGAGCGTTTCAGGGCAAAAGCATCCAAAGCTAAGATGGCGCAATCCCGCATCAAAGCGCTTGATAAACTGGAACGTGTGGACGATGTGGATGATGATAACCCTTCGGTAAATTTCAGCTTCCGGTTTTCAAAACAATCAGGCCGCCACGTAGTAACACTGGAAAATATCACCAAAAAATATCCTGCAATAGATATATTGGACCATACCGAAGCGATCATCGAAAAAGGTGATAAAATAGCGCTGATCGGCGCGAACGGTAAAGGAAAATCAACATTGCTCCGCATTATTGCCGGTGCAGATACAGATTATACCGGTAAATCCGAAACGGGCCATAATGTAACGCAAACCTTTTTTGCGCAGCACCAGCTGGAGGCACTGCACCTTGAACACACGGCATTACAGGAATTACAATCCTTTGCGCCCAAACATACAGAGACGGAACTGCGTACCATTTTGGGTTCGTTTTTGTTTACCGGCGACGATGTATTTAAAAAGATAAAAGTACTATCAGGAGGCGAAAAATCGCGTGTGGCGCTGGCAAAAGCGCTTACTGCTGATGCTAACTTCCTGGTACTGGATGAGCCTACCAACCACCTGGATATACAATCTGTAAATATCCTGGTACAGGCATTACAGCAATTTGAAGGCACACTGATCGTTGTTTCGCACGACCGGTATTTCCTTGATAATGTGGCCAATAAAATCTGGTTTATTGAAAACCAAAAGATTAAACAATACCCGGGCACTTACAGGGAGTTTGATGAATGGTACGCCAAACGCAAAATTGAACCAAAGGCCGCCGCTGCTGCCCCTGCGCCAAAAAAGGAAGAGAAAAAAGAACAAGCGCCTGCTAAGCAACAACACTCAGAAAACAAGTTTCAGCAGCTGAAAAAACTGAACCAGGACCTGGGCAAAATGGAAGAACAAATTGCTGAACTGGAAAAAACCATCAAACAACTGGAAGCGCAACTGGCTGACGAAAAACTGTACAATGATGCTGCCAAAATGAAACAGGTAAACAGCAGCTACGAAGTAAAGAAGATGGATCTGGGTCATTTACAATTAAAATGGGAAGCCCTGGCTGAACAAATAATGGAACTTGAAGCATAG
- a CDS encoding type IX secretion system plug protein — MIHVIARHEAISKQDSPPAHGGNVKFRDCFVPRNDARVIGTIAIILILLILTSISFAQSPYTDSVYHPEIKSVEFYNTKKQASFPLITLGSGEKVMLAFDNLRGGSEEYYYTIEHCDALWNSSNISTIEYLQNYSDDKIINYTYSLGTFQKYTHYELTLPNENISPKIPGNYILKVYEDADQSKLVLTRRLYVLNPKIGISAEMIPSVDNSTRATNQKINFTLNYGNLPVQNPATNLRTMIMQNNRPETGILNTQPTYIRGTELIFSDVTQNDFPGGNEFRHFDTRTLKLNSERVLRLMHDTANTVIMLTDADQGQLPNYSFQYDLNGSFYVLNQDGTDPRTDADYAHLYFTFSSPKKPAEGTPYLVGRFNDFKLDEKSRMHYDAANNKFAIALHLKQGVYDYTYVWVDKASNKADDTALEGSHFETENDYQILVYYRPPGARWEELIGYRLLNTAKK; from the coding sequence ATGATACACGTCATTGCGAGGCACGAAGCAATCTCTAAACAGGACAGTCCACCAGCGCATGGCGGTAATGTAAAGTTCAGAGATTGCTTCGTACCTCGCAATGACGCGAGGGTTATCGGTACTATCGCAATTATATTAATCCTGCTAATTTTAACTTCCATTTCTTTCGCCCAATCCCCCTATACCGATTCCGTTTACCATCCCGAAATAAAAAGCGTTGAATTTTACAACACCAAGAAACAGGCTTCATTTCCATTGATCACTTTGGGTTCCGGCGAAAAAGTAATGCTGGCATTCGATAACCTTCGCGGCGGTAGCGAGGAGTATTATTACACTATTGAGCATTGCGATGCCCTTTGGAATTCCTCAAATATTTCAACAATAGAATACCTTCAGAATTATTCGGACGATAAGATCATCAACTATACCTACTCACTGGGAACGTTTCAAAAATACACGCATTACGAGCTCACGCTCCCAAATGAAAATATCTCACCAAAAATACCCGGCAACTACATTTTAAAAGTTTATGAAGATGCGGATCAAAGTAAACTCGTATTAACCCGGCGCCTTTATGTGCTGAATCCTAAAATAGGTATCAGCGCAGAAATGATCCCTTCGGTTGACAATTCAACGCGGGCAACCAATCAAAAGATCAATTTCACGTTAAATTACGGGAACCTTCCGGTTCAAAACCCCGCAACGAATCTGCGGACCATGATCATGCAAAACAACCGCCCGGAAACAGGGATCCTGAACACGCAGCCTACCTATATCCGCGGCACCGAATTAATTTTTAGTGATGTAACCCAGAATGATTTCCCAGGGGGGAATGAATTCAGGCATTTTGATACCCGTACTTTAAAGCTAAATTCCGAGCGTGTGCTCCGGTTGATGCATGATACCGCCAACACCGTCATCATGTTAACGGACGCAGATCAGGGTCAGCTACCCAACTACAGCTTTCAATACGATTTGAACGGCAGTTTTTATGTCCTGAACCAGGATGGCACCGACCCGCGTACGGATGCTGATTATGCCCACCTCTATTTTACCTTTAGTTCCCCCAAAAAGCCTGCAGAAGGCACACCATATTTGGTTGGCCGGTTTAACGATTTCAAACTGGATGAAAAAAGCAGGATGCATTATGACGCTGCTAACAATAAATTTGCCATCGCGCTGCATTTAAAACAAGGGGTGTATGATTATACCTATGTTTGGGTTGATAAAGCCAGTAACAAGGCCGATGATACCGCTTTGGAAGGCAGCCATTTTGAAACAGAGAACGACTACCAGATACTTGTTTATTACCGCCCGCCCGGCGCGCGCTGGGAGGAACTGATAGGTTACAGGCTGCTGAATACCGCGAAAAAATAA